In Chryseobacterium gleum, a single genomic region encodes these proteins:
- a CDS encoding RagB/SusD family nutrient uptake outer membrane protein, whose amino-acid sequence MRNKYNILFLFGITAFNFISCDNLIEPDQPTNQISSTDVYSNVGNADAVLSNLYAELQYNSVLSGGTRGLGALLGSYADDLDNYMAASQTAYLDIYNTQVLPTNTVLKTLWTNAYKEIYICNSIIEGVSKSSSIKDEDKNRIIGEAVLIRSIIHLRLTQIFGDIPYVTSSDYTINQSIGKSASGQVLMNIINDLETVKDYLKNDYRNAERIYPNRYIAVMLLCQSNMLLEQWEKARMYAEEIIASPLYQLNTDLNLTFKKDGKHIMWQLKPLKAGDATEEAKLYLISSVPQNYALSNNLVSTFTSTDLRKSLWIKTITSGSNTYYGSIKYKNSSSNTNEYSIVFRIEEVYCMMAEILARQNNVSDALTYINKIRNRAGLANISNTISKDQLLNEILAEKRREFFTDGGLRFFDLKRFDRLGDLSPNKPNWQNFRSLWPIPQSELILNPNLNPQNPGY is encoded by the coding sequence ATGAGAAATAAATATAACATACTTTTTCTTTTTGGGATCACAGCATTTAACTTTATCTCCTGCGACAATTTGATAGAGCCCGACCAGCCGACAAACCAAATTAGCAGTACAGATGTATATAGTAACGTCGGCAATGCCGATGCTGTATTAAGTAATTTATACGCGGAATTACAGTATAATTCCGTATTGTCTGGCGGGACAAGAGGCTTGGGAGCACTCTTGGGAAGTTACGCTGACGATCTCGATAATTATATGGCGGCGTCTCAAACGGCTTACCTGGACATATATAATACTCAGGTATTACCAACCAATACGGTTCTAAAAACATTGTGGACAAATGCATACAAAGAAATCTACATCTGTAACAGTATCATCGAAGGAGTATCAAAATCATCCTCTATAAAAGATGAGGATAAAAATAGAATTATCGGAGAGGCGGTTCTAATAAGATCAATAATTCATCTTCGGCTTACCCAGATCTTTGGGGACATCCCATATGTTACTTCTAGCGACTATACGATCAATCAAAGCATTGGAAAATCTGCTTCTGGACAGGTATTGATGAATATAATAAATGATCTTGAAACCGTAAAAGATTACCTTAAAAATGATTACCGAAATGCTGAAAGGATTTATCCCAATCGTTATATCGCTGTCATGCTGCTTTGTCAGTCTAATATGTTATTGGAACAATGGGAAAAAGCAAGAATGTATGCAGAGGAAATTATTGCCAGCCCTTTATATCAATTAAATACAGATCTCAATCTGACTTTTAAAAAAGATGGTAAGCATATCATGTGGCAATTGAAGCCGCTAAAAGCAGGTGATGCCACGGAAGAGGCAAAATTGTACTTAATTTCAAGTGTGCCGCAGAACTATGCATTATCTAACAACCTTGTAAGTACATTCACATCCACGGACCTGCGGAAATCGTTATGGATTAAAACAATAACCTCAGGGTCAAATACGTATTATGGTAGCATAAAATATAAAAATTCATCTTCAAATACAAACGAATATTCAATCGTATTCAGAATTGAAGAGGTGTATTGTATGATGGCTGAAATTTTGGCACGGCAAAATAACGTGAGCGATGCGCTTACTTATATTAACAAAATACGAAACAGAGCAGGTTTGGCCAACATAAGCAATACAATTTCAAAAGACCAATTGTTAAATGAAATATTAGCAGAAAAAAGAAGGGAATTTTTTACTGATGGTGGACTGAGATTTTTTGACCTAAAACGATTCGACAGATTGGGTGATCTTTCTCCCAATAAACCCAATTGGCAAAATTTCAGAAGCTTGTGGCCAATCCCACAGTCTGAACTCATCCTGAACCCAAATCTGAACCCGCAAAATCCTGGCTATTAA
- a CDS encoding DUF6520 family protein, whose product MKTLRKFILPAVVVIFGAGSAFATNVNKNAHKAVKDGYVFRPGELEECQNTHISCSDTGSVICTANVGMGTENLRDLSGTSCPNNLFEIPQN is encoded by the coding sequence ATGAAAACACTTAGAAAATTCATCTTACCGGCAGTAGTTGTAATTTTTGGCGCAGGAAGCGCCTTTGCCACCAATGTGAACAAAAATGCTCACAAAGCTGTAAAAGACGGTTATGTATTCAGACCAGGTGAACTGGAGGAATGCCAGAATACCCACATTTCATGCAGTGATACTGGTAGTGTCATTTGTACGGCAAATGTGGGAATGGGTACAGAGAATTTACGTGATCTTAGCGGTACCAGCTGCCCAAACAATCTGTTTGAGATTCCACAAAATTAA
- a CDS encoding PRTRC system protein E: MNTNFFNQIQQLDFTGVLQLNISKGIESNLIVTVLLNNEACGDSAKNLIPPLTFNATPQEFDEGFFEQITTPIQKVSGLMVDMEKFQKQLDEAKAQSAIEKAKTEKEKKEKEAKDKKFKDAMAKADELEKEGKFREAWIKVPDLTEFPEKADEIRKRKTALSDKFATPSLFGAMDEAKPEPPIEQEITADYPIDETDEDEKNSNH, translated from the coding sequence ATGAATACAAATTTTTTCAATCAGATACAGCAGTTGGACTTTACAGGAGTATTGCAACTGAACATTTCAAAAGGAATAGAAAGCAACCTAATTGTAACGGTATTGCTCAACAACGAAGCGTGTGGAGATAGTGCAAAAAATCTAATTCCCCCATTGACATTTAACGCCACGCCCCAAGAGTTTGATGAGGGATTTTTTGAGCAGATAACCACACCTATACAAAAGGTATCGGGCTTAATGGTGGATATGGAGAAATTTCAAAAGCAACTTGATGAAGCCAAAGCACAATCGGCAATCGAGAAAGCAAAAACCGAAAAAGAGAAAAAAGAAAAAGAAGCCAAAGACAAGAAGTTTAAAGATGCAATGGCAAAGGCGGACGAGTTGGAAAAAGAGGGTAAGTTCCGTGAAGCGTGGATAAAAGTACCCGATTTAACGGAGTTTCCCGAAAAAGCAGACGAGATACGCAAACGCAAAACAGCATTATCCGACAAATTCGCAACACCGAGCCTTTTCGGAGCAATGGACGAAGCAAAACCCGAACCACCAATAGAACAAGAAATTACTGCCGATTATCCTATTGATGAAACAGACGAAGATGAAAAGAATAGTAATCATTAA
- a CDS encoding DoxX family protein, which produces MKKLINYFPAVVAYFFIFLFCYAGVSKMRDFENFQVQIAQSPLLSAYAGFISYATIISEVVIVLLLVIPKLRTIGLYASLGIMSSFTVYIYLILHYSDFVPCSCGGILEKMGWTEHLIFNIVCVMAAILAILIIAKYRQNVLVGPSLSILCIIAIFSSIVTYLFYSSEHIIKEKNNFIRRFPQHPIIEEKSYDLKYNSYYFAGATNGRIYLGNPTSPFVLLAIDRDLAKVDTIRLVPDQLHTFHAVRSLVTDKYLYMYDGIVPAIYRSEPNDFSGKINQISFQDVYFDQLAAIGPDSFVLRTQSNTTGGLILGSLNLKSKEKVKLYPNILEKQVDGIFDVDGKLHYDEYGGKIWYVYSYRNQALGTSRNLENIDKIKTIDTVSISKIRVVQLKDGRKKMSAPPVVLNPNSFAHRGLLFIQSGTMGRYESRDLWNKNDIVDVYDTESSKYWGSFYVQRRGSKKMSQLLVTDQYLFVLAGKQITSYRIAQTLARNFKHGESRKPDQSRHNKQ; this is translated from the coding sequence ATGAAAAAGCTAATTAACTATTTTCCGGCAGTTGTTGCTTATTTTTTTATATTTTTATTTTGCTATGCAGGCGTCAGTAAAATGAGGGATTTTGAAAATTTCCAGGTTCAGATTGCCCAATCTCCCTTGCTTAGTGCTTATGCGGGTTTTATTTCGTACGCTACCATTATATCTGAAGTGGTTATCGTTTTGCTACTGGTGATACCGAAATTAAGGACGATTGGTCTTTATGCTTCTTTAGGTATAATGTCTTCATTTACTGTATATATTTACCTTATTCTTCATTATAGTGATTTTGTACCCTGTTCGTGTGGCGGTATATTGGAGAAAATGGGCTGGACAGAACATTTGATCTTCAATATTGTTTGTGTTATGGCTGCGATTCTGGCAATACTGATTATTGCAAAATATAGACAGAATGTTTTGGTTGGACCTAGTTTATCAATACTTTGTATTATTGCGATATTTTCTTCGATTGTAACCTATCTTTTTTATTCATCAGAACATATCATAAAAGAAAAAAACAACTTCATCCGAAGGTTCCCACAACATCCTATCATAGAGGAAAAATCTTATGACCTGAAATATAATTCGTATTATTTTGCTGGCGCAACAAATGGTAGAATTTATTTGGGTAATCCCACTTCGCCTTTTGTCCTTCTGGCTATTGACAGGGATTTAGCAAAAGTTGATACTATACGTTTAGTTCCAGATCAGCTTCACACTTTTCATGCAGTAAGATCTTTAGTGACTGATAAGTATCTGTATATGTACGATGGAATTGTTCCGGCGATTTATCGATCAGAACCAAATGATTTCAGTGGTAAAATTAATCAGATAAGTTTTCAAGATGTTTATTTTGATCAACTTGCCGCCATTGGACCTGATAGTTTTGTGTTAAGAACCCAAAGCAATACTACAGGAGGGCTTATCTTGGGAAGCCTTAATCTTAAATCGAAAGAGAAAGTGAAGCTCTATCCAAATATACTTGAAAAACAGGTGGATGGTATTTTTGATGTGGATGGTAAGCTACATTACGATGAATATGGTGGTAAGATCTGGTATGTTTACAGTTACCGAAATCAGGCATTAGGTACCAGCAGGAATCTTGAAAACATTGATAAGATCAAAACCATAGATACCGTAAGCATTTCTAAAATCAGAGTAGTGCAGTTAAAAGACGGAAGGAAAAAGATGTCAGCACCACCTGTCGTCCTAAACCCTAATTCTTTTGCTCATAGAGGGCTGCTGTTTATTCAATCAGGAACAATGGGGCGCTATGAATCCAGGGACCTATGGAATAAAAATGATATTGTAGATGTCTATGATACCGAATCTTCAAAATATTGGGGCAGCTTTTATGTACAACGCCGCGGAAGTAAAAAGATGTCTCAGCTGCTTGTTACTGACCAGTATCTTTTTGTATTGGCAGGAAAACAGATTACCAGCTATCGTATTGCGCAAACTTTAGCCCGTAATTTTAAACATGGGGAAAGCCGAAAACCCGATCAGAGTAGGCATAACAAACAATAA
- a CDS encoding PRTRC system protein B, with translation MNTTTDITDHFGTLYYPKSALVFYETKGTETDMYVEHFDMDSNGTPINAHPLTVKEANVLVKSLQTDEEKNTAFLKPKGILPTNILHINPSAEKGTVLWYTKTQQRKLYFVDSLGIPNGMSQVPPMLWLASKSSLTVFALAYDRRPTEKTPLHYAPFFNIYEKGNVCMGTVSIDIKNSASVEEFIRAWEHYFFNSYFSHSLCENLTKTNIVNLWKDLIGTDKPFPKEVLKKNNKTIKNLL, from the coding sequence ATGAACACAACAACAGATATAACAGACCATTTTGGAACATTGTACTATCCGAAATCCGCTTTGGTTTTCTATGAAACCAAAGGAACTGAAACCGATATGTACGTGGAGCATTTCGATATGGACAGCAACGGAACGCCAATCAATGCCCACCCATTGACGGTAAAGGAAGCAAACGTATTGGTAAAGTCTTTACAGACTGATGAAGAAAAGAACACAGCCTTTTTAAAACCAAAGGGAATATTGCCTACAAATATTCTGCATATCAACCCAAGTGCTGAAAAAGGTACGGTACTTTGGTACACCAAAACACAACAACGGAAACTGTATTTTGTGGATAGTTTGGGCATACCCAACGGAATGTCACAAGTACCGCCAATGCTATGGTTAGCGAGCAAAAGCAGTCTTACCGTATTTGCTTTGGCATATGACAGAAGACCCACCGAGAAAACGCCATTGCATTATGCACCTTTCTTCAATATCTACGAAAAGGGCAATGTATGTATGGGTACGGTAAGCATAGACATTAAAAATTCGGCTTCGGTTGAGGAATTTATCCGAGCGTGGGAGCATTATTTTTTCAATTCCTATTTCAGCCATTCTTTATGCGAGAACTTGACGAAAACAAATATTGTAAATCTTTGGAAAGACCTTATTGGTACTGATAAACCCTTTCCGAAAGAAGTATTAAAAAAGAACAATAAAACCATTAAAAATCTATTGTGA
- a CDS encoding alpha/beta hydrolase family protein, with product MKVLLKIYSGMVMLICVQILGQMSIDLPKRFRNTVYDVKFLKISHNDRWICFQKSYDSNSDTLVVVDRQKPNKEFYQKSDVIPLYTTFTPNGYLFLRGQKSSELLKLPSTAKVSWNNVKDAVYDSVFNVILLIQDDDLLIADQEGKTINMVKNVRSILISKQRKFAVVSEGTKESLYMISGKDIFKIYEGEEKIKFVLDSNLENTIILTENSAKKKNQIVSLSNTGQELPKPFSVSQEVDLNIRSAKVFPVTQHQYFVTLTVNKKRNDKNAPDIWYSNDSKLETKFYDDTVECSYLWRTDSNTGELLGYGDEDKAAYFGNPDYYFKYNPYKGQDYSTNVLTYEAELVGISTKKPALTIKSNIIIASKTGEFIITLENQYWKLYNLSELSQKQLPVEYTRYHKYGFPRCYFADNGEKILFESKGLLYEYDIKKGITKKVPLIDGYETQILNGERSTFIKEFSTNTYDASKPVIIRFYNREENRSALALYNGKSVHIVLKPTAENISTINLASGSQAVTYTKNTMKDVPTIFYNNRKEQELYITNKHDLSALQNLRSKTVQYYGPDGEKLYGILIYPLDYHQGVKYPMLVSIYEKQRYFENKYLKDGFEGPSDGINIRNLIQKGYFVYLPDISLGNRGTGEAALACVHSSLDTIKDISEIDFRKVGLIGFSHGGYETNYIATQSDRFAAYISGAGNSDLVRSYFSYNYQFNGPFYWQFENGQYEMPKPFFSDKELYIKNSPVYNADSVRAPILLWTGSNDQNIDWQQTIEYFLSLKRSGRTAFAIVYPNEGHGLANTKNLLDIAVRIEDWFDFYLKGDNSVDWIEKGLSKKDAD from the coding sequence ATGAAAGTTTTGCTGAAAATATATTCGGGAATGGTGATGCTAATCTGCGTACAAATCCTGGGACAAATGTCAATAGACCTTCCCAAGAGATTTAGGAATACTGTGTATGATGTAAAATTCCTGAAGATATCACATAATGATAGATGGATTTGTTTTCAGAAGTCATACGATTCAAATAGTGATACCCTTGTAGTTGTCGACCGTCAAAAACCTAATAAGGAATTTTATCAAAAATCTGATGTTATTCCTCTATATACAACCTTTACGCCCAATGGATACCTGTTCTTGCGAGGACAAAAATCGTCTGAGCTGTTAAAACTTCCCTCTACTGCTAAAGTATCGTGGAACAATGTTAAAGATGCAGTTTACGACAGTGTTTTTAATGTTATCCTGCTGATACAAGATGATGATCTCCTAATTGCTGATCAGGAAGGAAAAACCATTAATATGGTAAAAAATGTAAGGTCTATTCTTATCTCAAAACAGCGGAAGTTTGCAGTTGTTTCAGAAGGAACCAAAGAATCTTTATATATGATTTCAGGAAAAGACATCTTTAAGATATACGAAGGGGAAGAAAAGATAAAGTTTGTACTTGACTCAAACCTGGAGAACACAATCATCCTGACAGAAAATAGCGCAAAAAAGAAAAACCAGATTGTTAGCCTAAGCAATACAGGTCAGGAATTACCAAAGCCATTTAGTGTCAGCCAGGAGGTTGACCTAAATATCAGATCAGCTAAAGTTTTCCCCGTTACTCAACACCAGTATTTCGTGACATTGACCGTGAACAAGAAACGAAATGATAAAAACGCTCCGGACATATGGTATTCTAATGACAGTAAGCTGGAAACAAAGTTCTATGATGATACTGTTGAGTGCAGTTATCTGTGGAGAACTGATTCAAATACAGGAGAGCTGCTCGGCTACGGTGATGAAGATAAAGCCGCTTACTTTGGTAATCCCGACTATTATTTTAAATACAATCCTTATAAAGGTCAGGACTATTCGACGAACGTTTTGACCTATGAAGCTGAATTGGTTGGAATTTCAACGAAAAAGCCTGCTCTTACAATAAAAAGCAATATTATTATTGCCTCAAAAACCGGAGAATTTATAATAACATTAGAAAATCAATACTGGAAATTATACAATCTTTCTGAACTATCACAAAAGCAACTGCCGGTGGAATATACGCGCTATCATAAATATGGCTTTCCACGATGCTATTTTGCAGATAATGGGGAAAAAATTTTGTTCGAATCCAAAGGATTATTATATGAATATGATATAAAAAAGGGTATCACGAAGAAGGTGCCACTGATTGATGGTTACGAAACTCAAATATTGAACGGTGAACGTTCCACTTTTATTAAGGAATTTTCAACTAATACATACGATGCTTCAAAACCAGTTATTATTCGGTTCTATAATCGTGAGGAAAACCGATCTGCGCTCGCACTATACAATGGAAAGTCCGTTCATATTGTTTTAAAGCCCACGGCTGAAAATATTAGCACTATTAATCTTGCCAGTGGCTCACAAGCAGTAACCTATACCAAAAATACAATGAAGGACGTTCCCACGATCTTTTACAACAATAGAAAAGAGCAAGAACTTTATATAACAAATAAGCATGACCTGTCAGCTTTACAGAATCTGAGATCGAAGACAGTACAATATTACGGTCCTGACGGAGAAAAGCTATATGGTATTCTTATCTATCCGCTGGATTACCATCAAGGGGTAAAGTACCCGATGCTCGTTAGTATCTATGAAAAACAAAGGTACTTTGAAAATAAGTATCTTAAAGATGGCTTTGAAGGGCCTTCCGATGGCATCAATATCAGAAATCTTATCCAAAAAGGCTATTTTGTGTATTTGCCGGACATTAGTCTTGGAAATAGAGGGACCGGTGAAGCGGCTTTGGCTTGTGTTCATAGCAGCCTTGATACGATAAAAGATATAAGTGAAATTGATTTTCGGAAAGTCGGCCTGATCGGATTCTCCCATGGAGGCTACGAGACCAACTATATTGCAACACAATCCGACCGCTTTGCCGCATATATTTCCGGAGCCGGAAACAGCGATTTGGTACGGTCTTACTTTTCATATAATTATCAATTTAATGGCCCGTTTTACTGGCAGTTCGAAAACGGTCAATATGAAATGCCCAAACCCTTTTTTTCAGACAAAGAGCTGTACATTAAAAATAGTCCGGTCTACAATGCCGATTCTGTAAGAGCTCCAATCCTTTTATGGACTGGTTCTAATGATCAGAATATTGATTGGCAACAGACTATAGAATATTTTCTCAGTCTAAAAAGAAGTGGTAGAACTGCATTTGCTATCGTTTATCCTAATGAAGGACACGGGCTTGCCAACACAAAAAATTTGCTGGATATAGCCGTTAGGATTGAAGACTGGTTTGATTTTTATCTGAAGGGAGACAACAGTGTTGACTGGATAGAAAAAGGATTATCAAAGAAGGATGCTGATTAG
- a CDS encoding site-specific integrase codes for MTQTKKSTFKLLFYLKKNELKKNGNAPIMARITIDGTPKTFGTKLEIDPSNWDLKYGRVEGKSATALNINKKLDNIRGRIDKIYEDMLKHEGFATSQKVKLSFLGVGVMDDAILKVFNDKNEDFKKLVDKEERSQSTYNKYITVYNHLTAFIKERYHRDDMAFRELTGDFIREFDFYLRYDLQSTHNTVWVYTMPVLSLVELAIKKGLIRDNPFQDYEINMEETDRGYILKEDVEKLMMCAPPHPRYELVKDLFIFSCFTGLAYADIKKLTRNNIQSFFDGHQWIISRRKKSDIASNVRLMEIPKRIIEKYLGSTRNEFIFPVPTNVTCNTHIGKLIEKAEIITEQKVTFHTARHTFGTMFLTEGVPLESLSKMMGHKNILTTQIYAKITSQKISKDMDLVAPKFKEIEEAFLQVI; via the coding sequence ATGACGCAGACAAAAAAATCAACGTTCAAACTGCTTTTCTACTTGAAAAAGAACGAACTGAAAAAAAATGGTAATGCTCCGATTATGGCACGTATTACCATTGACGGAACACCTAAAACTTTCGGGACAAAGTTAGAAATTGACCCTAGCAATTGGGATCTAAAATATGGAAGAGTTGAGGGCAAAAGCGCAACAGCTTTAAATATTAATAAAAAGTTGGATAACATACGTGGGCGTATTGACAAAATTTATGAAGATATGCTGAAACACGAGGGGTTTGCTACTTCCCAAAAAGTAAAGCTTTCATTCTTGGGTGTTGGTGTAATGGATGATGCAATTCTAAAAGTCTTCAATGATAAAAATGAGGATTTTAAAAAATTGGTTGACAAGGAAGAACGTTCACAAAGCACCTACAACAAGTACATCACGGTTTATAATCATCTTACCGCTTTTATTAAAGAACGCTATCATCGTGATGATATGGCTTTTCGGGAATTGACTGGAGATTTTATTAGGGAATTCGATTTTTATCTTCGGTACGATTTACAATCTACACATAATACGGTTTGGGTTTACACGATGCCCGTACTAAGTCTGGTAGAATTGGCTATAAAAAAAGGTTTGATACGTGATAATCCGTTTCAAGATTATGAAATTAATATGGAAGAAACCGACAGGGGTTATATTCTTAAAGAAGATGTAGAAAAACTGATGATGTGTGCACCGCCCCACCCACGGTATGAGCTTGTAAAAGATCTTTTTATTTTCAGTTGTTTTACCGGACTTGCTTATGCGGATATTAAAAAACTAACAAGGAACAATATTCAGTCTTTCTTCGATGGCCATCAATGGATCATCAGCAGAAGAAAAAAATCAGATATTGCTTCTAATGTTCGATTAATGGAAATTCCAAAACGTATCATAGAAAAATACCTCGGTAGCACTCGTAATGAGTTTATCTTTCCAGTTCCAACTAATGTAACCTGCAATACTCACATTGGCAAATTAATTGAAAAAGCTGAAATTATAACAGAACAAAAAGTAACTTTTCACACCGCAAGACACACATTTGGAACGATGTTTTTGACCGAAGGCGTACCTCTTGAAAGCCTTAGCAAAATGATGGGACATAAAAACATTTTAACCACACAGATTTATGCTAAAATTACCAGCCAAAAGATTAGTAAGGATATGGATTTGGTAGCTCCTAAATTTAAGGAGATTGAAGAAGCGTTTTTACAGGTTATATAG
- a CDS encoding single-stranded DNA-binding protein: MNITGRLTRDAEVRTTSQDKQVVNFSVATNDSYRNKQGERIEQTTYFDCSYWISPNVAKLLTKGTLVELSGRVSTRAWTGNDGEPRAGLNFHTSQIKLHGGGKKSETAQATTSTNNNKAEDDLPF, translated from the coding sequence ATGAACATCACAGGAAGACTGACAAGGGATGCGGAAGTACGCACAACGTCACAGGACAAACAAGTAGTAAACTTTTCAGTAGCGACCAACGACAGCTACCGTAACAAGCAGGGCGAACGCATAGAGCAAACCACCTATTTCGACTGCTCCTATTGGATAAGCCCGAATGTAGCCAAGCTACTTACAAAAGGCACTTTGGTAGAACTATCGGGACGAGTAAGTACAAGAGCGTGGACAGGTAATGATGGAGAGCCAAGAGCAGGATTGAATTTCCATACCTCACAAATCAAATTGCACGGCGGTGGCAAAAAATCGGAAACGGCACAAGCTACCACAAGCACAAACAATAACAAGGCAGAAGACGACCTCCCATTTTAA
- a CDS encoding DUF932 domain-containing protein, translating into MAHNINFNERTGRYSFFSVQQKAWHGLGQIVEQYPTSEEAIKHAGLDYEVVKSPLFTKGSGIIETTNGIEIGSSELEVPNYFANIRTDNNAVLGVVGKDYHIVQNREAFNFFDAIVGGGEGILYETAGALGNGERIFITAKLPDYIRVGNGDDVTEKYIFLTTSHDGSGSITAAFTPIRIVCQNTLNASLRSMTNVVRIKHTSGAKGRIENAHKIMGLANTLSNQLEGIFNEWAKVKVSDREVKKLIQLALCPNKETLDLIKKGAEDEISTVFKNTVEDAFAYAMISDTQQMDTTKGTLFGAYNAVTGYYQNVRNYKNDEAKLQSIVLGGTAQLKSQKAFELCNGFALDGAEILNLN; encoded by the coding sequence ATGGCACATAATATCAATTTCAACGAGAGAACAGGACGTTATTCATTTTTCAGCGTTCAGCAAAAAGCGTGGCACGGTTTAGGGCAAATCGTAGAGCAATATCCAACAAGTGAGGAAGCTATCAAACATGCAGGATTAGATTACGAAGTCGTAAAATCCCCACTATTTACCAAAGGTTCCGGCATTATCGAAACCACCAATGGTATAGAGATAGGCAGTAGCGAATTAGAAGTGCCTAATTATTTCGCCAACATTCGCACCGATAACAATGCCGTATTGGGCGTAGTCGGTAAGGATTACCACATCGTACAAAACCGTGAAGCCTTTAATTTCTTTGATGCTATTGTAGGCGGTGGCGAGGGCATTCTGTATGAAACCGCAGGAGCATTAGGCAACGGTGAACGCATTTTTATCACAGCCAAACTGCCTGACTATATTCGTGTGGGTAATGGCGATGATGTTACGGAAAAGTACATTTTCCTTACCACTTCGCACGATGGTAGCGGAAGTATCACAGCCGCATTCACGCCTATCAGAATTGTTTGTCAAAATACCTTAAACGCTTCATTACGCAGTATGACTAATGTTGTCCGTATCAAACACACTTCGGGAGCAAAAGGACGTATCGAGAACGCTCACAAGATTATGGGACTTGCCAACACATTGAGCAACCAATTAGAGGGCATTTTTAATGAATGGGCAAAAGTAAAGGTATCAGACCGTGAAGTTAAAAAGCTAATCCAATTGGCACTTTGCCCGAATAAGGAAACGCTTGACCTTATCAAAAAAGGTGCAGAAGATGAAATTTCCACCGTGTTCAAAAACACCGTTGAAGATGCTTTTGCATACGCAATGATAAGCGACACCCAACAAATGGATACGACAAAAGGAACATTGTTCGGAGCTTATAATGCGGTTACAGGTTACTATCAGAACGTAAGAAATTACAAGAATGATGAAGCCAAGTTGCAGAGCATTGTATTGGGTGGCACTGCTCAACTCAAATCACAGAAAGCATTTGAATTGTGTAATGGTTTTGCTTTAGACGGTGCAGAAATCCTAAACCTTAATTAA
- a CDS encoding PRTRC system protein C, whose protein sequence is MLLATQLERVFILKDKGQDIRLTDPEPRWSVEAVMNFYANMYPILTTAKASAPQIKDDAVEYKFESVMGTKG, encoded by the coding sequence ATGTTATTAGCAACGCAATTAGAAAGAGTTTTTATACTCAAAGATAAAGGACAGGACATCAGACTGACCGACCCAGAACCACGTTGGAGCGTGGAAGCCGTGATGAATTTTTATGCCAATATGTACCCCATTCTGACAACTGCAAAAGCATCTGCACCGCAAATTAAAGATGATGCAGTCGAGTACAAATTTGAAAGCGTAATGGGTACGAAAGGTTAA